Proteins encoded in a region of the Carassius gibelio isolate Cgi1373 ecotype wild population from Czech Republic chromosome B5, carGib1.2-hapl.c, whole genome shotgun sequence genome:
- the fdxacb1 gene encoding ferredoxin-fold anticodon-binding domain-containing protein 1 encodes MSKTREVLLVGEGNFSFSAALSENSGDDVGVTATSFQSENQTYRQQGAVLNIQRLRDRGSVVLFEVDCTCLKEHEAIQDHLFDCIIFNFPHFGRKSGVKKNRILLVKFFQNAVAVLKDNGEVHVTLCNGQGGTPRDSPMREWHNSWQVVAMAAEAGLILSEIRPFDCEAYQGYRCTGYRSQDKGFHVEEALTHIFTRSLPHTMPEKLKMEKTIGKETVCFELPAELSNYINRDFLVQQSHHPVKTVQEQLLRELKSIWPVCTMNEDFPELVSCLPETPEACDSTLTYSQVYWIKPTDTYIFDQSENEQNNCESMDDQQSFTGSYALRPSLLLHVQEITQNEDFSPGTLHAVSGLVFQRVPISPSRSPAFHQLLLVGMFPVESHPVQCFQDCLESLFASYGVSFEEAQTGLEQQVWMNSKMLSKFGRIAYLPSFSSALDEGLQLIAVSINLDHLATLIFGISDWRLLWSTDPRFLKHFELNPLGPFSPFSLYPPSYLHDISFWIEPESYDELDFHALVREASCGAVKDMALVDRFRHPHMGHASLCYRLTYQSPDRALSHSQALGLQNQLRRLLPLRLQVTLR; translated from the exons ATGTCCAAGACAAGAGAAGTGTTACTTGTAGGGGAAGGCAACTTCTCTTTCTCGGCGGCTTTGAGCGAGAACTCAGGCGACGACGTCGGGGTGACCGCCACGAGCTTTCAAAGCGAGAACCAGACGTACAGACAGCAGGGAGCTGTCCTGAACATACAGCGACTCCGTGACAGAG GATCAGTTGTTCTGTTTGAGGTGGATTGCACATGCCTAAAGGAGCATGAAGCCATTCAGGATCATCTCTTTGACTGCATTATCTTCAATTTCCCTCACTTTGGGCGTAAAAGTGGAGTAAAGAAGAACCGCATCCTGTTGGTGAAGTTTTTCCAGAA tgccGTTGCAGTCCTGAAGGACAATGGTGAAGTGCATGTCACCTTGTGCAATGGCCAAGGCGGCACTCCGCGTGACAGTCCAATGAGAGAATGGCACAATAGTTGGCAGGTGGTTGCCATGGCAGCAGAAGCAGGGCTAATTCTCAGTGAAATCCGTCCTTTTGACTGTGAAGCATATCAAGGTTACAGATGTACTGGTTACAG GAGTCAAGACAAAGGTTTCCATGTAGAGGAAGCTCTGACCCACATCTTCACTCGGAGTCTCCCGCACACCATGCCAGAGAAACTGAAAATGGAGAAAACCATTGGGAAGGAGACGGTTTGTTTTGAGCTTCCGGCAGAGTTGAGCAATTATATCAACAG GGATTTCCTTGTGCAGCAATCACATCATCCAGTGAAAACTGTCCAGGAGCAGTTACTTAGAGAGCTAAAGTCAATCTGGCCTGTGTGCACTATGAATGAGGACTTCCCAGAACTGGTAAGCTGCCTACCTGAAACACCAGAGGCATGTGACTCCACTCTGACCTACTCCCAGGTCTATTGGATTAAACCTACTGACACCTATATATTTGACCAAAGTGAAAATGAGCAAAACAACTGTGAGTCTATGGATGACCAACAGAGCTTTACTGGCAGCTATGCACTTCGACCGTCTCTGTTGTTGCATGTCCAAGAGATCACCCAGAATGAAGACTTCAGTCCTGGTACTCTTCATGCAGTCAGTGGCCTGGTCTTTCAGAGAGTGCCCATCTCCCCGAGCCGTTCTCCTGCATTTCACCAGCTTCTGTTGGTGGGAATGTTCCCTGTAGAATCCCATCCTGTCCAGTGCTTCCAAGATTGTTTGGAGTCACTGTTTGCTTCTTATGGCGTCTCTTTCGAGGAGGCACAAACAGGCCTAGAGCAGCAAGTTTGGATGAATTCAAAGATGCTTTCCAAATTTGGGCGGATTGCGTATCTGCCTTCCTTTTCCTCAGCCCTCGATGAAGGTTTGCAGTTAATCGCGGTCTCAATAAACTTGGATCATTTAGCTACCTTGATTTTTGGCATTTCTGATTGGCGCTTACTTTGGAGCACCGATCCTCGGTTTCTTAAGCATTTTGAGCTTAATCCTCTTGGACCTTTCAGTCCTTTCTCCCTTTACCCACCAAGTTACTTGCATGATATCAGTTTCTGGATTGAACCAGAAAGCTATGATGAACTGGACTTCCATGCACTTGTGCGAGAGGCGTCTTGCGGTGCTGTTAAGGATATGGCATTAGTGGATCGCTTCAGACACCCACACATGGGTCATGCAAGCCTCTGCTATAGGCTGACCTATCAGTCGCCGGATCGGGCCCTCTCACACAGCCAGGCATTGGGACTGCAGAATCAGCTGCGGAGACTGTTACCGCTGCGTCTGCAGGTCACACTGAGGTGA